In Methanobacterium aggregans, one DNA window encodes the following:
- a CDS encoding B12-binding domain-containing radical SAM protein, with the protein MKVLLINPPYNSSKYKFIGLVAPPLGIAYIAVVIEKKGFDVSIIDAPALEMDHETLKNEISKHSPDIVAITSVTPTISSALKTAEISKEICPDAVVVLGGYHPTFTYSQLLKLDCVDVVVRGEGEYTMLELAEAIEAGRDLKEVQGIACENFTAPPRDIIEDLDTLPFPARHLLPMDHYKVLNMKLPIGTLISGRGCPYTCSFCASSAMHGHKLRMRSAGNVLDEMEHLVNDHSAEMLAFMDDTFTINKKRVHEICDGKIERGMDNYWGATARVDTLNEELLLKMKKSGCITLFLGVESSDQQSLDQMNKRTTVDKIKRAFELTRKHDIRTVASVALGMPGDTRKSIERTIKFVRNLNPSYAIFSLATPYPGTDFYMKVAGRDLLKTDDWSKYNLLSPVLETVDCSREELKKLQKKAFRQFYLRPRYIVQQTIMDGPILLKTIPAILKSVKM; encoded by the coding sequence ATGAAGGTACTACTCATAAATCCTCCCTACAACTCATCGAAGTACAAATTCATAGGGCTTGTAGCCCCACCACTGGGCATAGCCTACATAGCAGTTGTAATCGAGAAAAAAGGATTTGATGTATCAATAATAGATGCTCCAGCACTAGAAATGGATCATGAAACCCTTAAAAATGAGATTTCAAAGCATTCACCAGACATAGTGGCCATAACCTCCGTAACACCAACCATATCCAGTGCACTTAAAACAGCTGAAATTTCCAAGGAGATCTGCCCAGATGCAGTTGTTGTACTTGGAGGGTACCATCCAACCTTCACTTACAGCCAGCTTTTGAAACTCGACTGTGTTGATGTGGTTGTGAGGGGTGAAGGTGAATACACCATGCTTGAACTTGCTGAGGCAATTGAAGCTGGACGGGATCTCAAGGAAGTCCAGGGTATAGCATGTGAAAACTTCACAGCACCACCAAGGGACATAATTGAGGATCTGGACACACTTCCATTCCCTGCAAGGCATTTACTTCCAATGGATCACTACAAAGTGCTCAACATGAAACTACCAATTGGAACACTCATATCTGGCAGAGGATGCCCATACACATGTTCATTCTGTGCATCATCAGCAATGCACGGTCACAAACTTCGCATGCGCTCAGCAGGTAATGTTCTGGATGAGATGGAGCATTTGGTTAACGATCATTCAGCTGAGATGCTGGCCTTCATGGATGACACCTTCACCATCAACAAGAAGCGTGTTCATGAGATATGTGACGGTAAAATAGAAAGGGGCATGGACAACTACTGGGGAGCCACAGCACGTGTTGATACCTTAAATGAGGAACTGCTCCTTAAAATGAAGAAATCAGGATGCATAACCCTGTTTTTAGGTGTGGAATCTTCAGATCAGCAGTCACTGGATCAGATGAACAAGAGAACAACTGTTGATAAGATAAAAAGAGCATTTGAACTCACAAGAAAACATGATATTCGAACCGTAGCTTCTGTGGCTCTTGGAATGCCTGGAGACACCCGTAAAAGTATAGAGAGAACCATAAAATTTGTCAGGAATTTGAATCCTTCTTATGCAATATTTTCACTTGCAACCCCCTACCCGGGTACAGATTTCTACATGAAGGTTGCAGGACGCGACCTCCTGAAGACAGATGACTGGTCCAAGTACAACCTCCTGAGCCCTGTGCTTGAAACAGTTGACTGCTCACGGGAAGAGCTTAAAAAACTCCAGAAAAAAGCCTTCAGACAGTTCTACCTCAGACCACGTTATATAGTTCAGCAGACAATTATGGACGGGCCAATACTTCTTAAAACCATTCCTGCAATATTGAAAAGCGTTAAGATGTAG
- a CDS encoding pyridoxal-phosphate-dependent aminotransferase family protein has product MYETLLMIPGPTRVAPRVLKAMSENIVNHRSALFGEILKDTNEMMSEVFQTENDSYLITGSGTAAMEAAVGNIVEKGDKVLNIVGGKFGERFMQITEAHGGSPTELSVEWGHAVNPEDVKYILDEEEDIKAVTIVHNETSTGVANPIDEVGKIVKDYDALYVVDTVSSLGGDDVFVDGYGIDICVTGSQKCLAAPPGMAAITLSDDAWNVVDKTETSTYYLNMKKYRKSGDKVPPETPYTPSVSLMYAMREALNIIMEEGLEERVIRHKMAAKATRAGVKALGLELFAQDDAASNTVTAIKMPEGVTDKDMRGTMRNKYHIELAGGQDHLKGNVFRIGHMGNITHREILTTISALEMTLKELGFNIALGEGVAAVADTYLGCKSF; this is encoded by the coding sequence ATGTATGAGACGTTGCTGATGATACCGGGACCTACCAGGGTTGCCCCGAGAGTCTTGAAAGCCATGTCAGAGAACATAGTGAACCATAGGAGCGCTTTGTTCGGCGAAATCCTGAAGGATACCAACGAGATGATGTCAGAGGTTTTCCAGACTGAAAATGATTCATATTTGATAACAGGTTCTGGAACAGCCGCAATGGAAGCCGCAGTTGGAAATATCGTTGAAAAAGGGGACAAGGTCCTTAACATAGTGGGTGGAAAATTCGGAGAGAGATTCATGCAGATAACCGAAGCCCATGGAGGAAGTCCTACTGAACTTAGCGTTGAATGGGGACATGCTGTTAATCCTGAAGATGTTAAATACATCCTCGATGAGGAAGAAGACATTAAAGCCGTGACAATTGTTCACAATGAAACTTCAACTGGGGTAGCAAACCCAATAGATGAAGTTGGTAAGATAGTTAAAGATTATGATGCTCTGTACGTTGTTGACACTGTTTCATCCCTTGGAGGGGACGATGTATTTGTAGATGGTTATGGTATTGATATTTGTGTTACAGGCTCCCAGAAATGTCTTGCAGCCCCACCAGGAATGGCAGCAATAACTTTAAGTGACGACGCCTGGAATGTTGTTGATAAAACAGAGACAAGCACCTACTACCTCAACATGAAGAAGTACAGAAAAAGCGGAGACAAAGTACCTCCAGAAACACCTTACACACCATCAGTATCATTGATGTATGCTATGCGTGAAGCTTTAAATATTATCATGGAAGAAGGTCTTGAAGAAAGAGTTATAAGGCATAAAATGGCTGCAAAAGCCACAAGAGCTGGTGTAAAAGCCCTTGGACTGGAATTGTTTGCACAGGACGATGCAGCATCCAACACAGTTACAGCAATAAAAATGCCTGAAGGCGTTACAGACAAAGACATGAGGGGTACAATGCGTAACAAGTACCATATAGAACTTGCAGGCGGTCAGGACCACCTCAAAGGCAATGTCTTCAGAATTGGCCACATGGGTAACATAACCCACAGGGAAATATTAACAACAATATCTGCCCTTGAAATGACCTTAAAAGAACTCGGATTCAATATTGCATTAGGAGAGGGAGTAGCAGCAGTTGCAGATACTTATCTGGGCTGTAAATCCTTTTAA
- a CDS encoding 6-hydroxymethylpterin diphosphokinase MptE-like protein, with protein sequence MNLDIWFQWYKCILEAFGFDKNMDERSAETLNKILDKQKCLKPNEIPVKRKVIIFGAGPSLKRNLKELKNQDLTDFTLISADGATTALREEDIIPDIIVTDLDGKIGDILHANSKGSVLLVHAHGNNLENIEKYVPVLKNVLGTTQSVPLEHVHDFGGFTDGDRCLFFAVERGAELIVLAGMDFGKIVTKYSRPDIASDEGAADEVKELKLKYAKELVEWAAENENIEIVTISGGEKVKGVLRVDFRDIN encoded by the coding sequence ATGAATCTTGATATATGGTTTCAATGGTATAAATGTATATTGGAGGCATTCGGCTTCGATAAAAACATGGATGAAAGATCCGCAGAAACACTGAACAAAATCCTGGACAAACAGAAATGCCTGAAACCCAATGAAATTCCAGTCAAACGGAAGGTAATAATCTTTGGAGCAGGCCCATCCCTCAAAAGGAATCTAAAAGAACTTAAAAATCAGGATCTAACAGATTTCACCCTTATATCTGCAGACGGTGCAACAACGGCACTAAGAGAGGAAGATATAATTCCAGATATAATAGTAACGGATCTGGACGGTAAAATAGGGGACATACTCCATGCAAACAGCAAAGGATCTGTACTGCTTGTTCATGCCCATGGAAACAACCTGGAAAACATAGAGAAGTATGTTCCCGTCCTTAAGAATGTTCTGGGAACAACCCAGAGTGTTCCACTTGAACATGTTCATGATTTTGGCGGCTTCACAGATGGGGATCGTTGTTTGTTCTTTGCAGTTGAAAGGGGTGCAGAACTCATTGTACTTGCAGGTATGGACTTTGGAAAGATCGTTACCAAGTACTCAAGGCCAGACATAGCATCAGATGAGGGTGCAGCCGATGAAGTAAAAGAATTGAAACTTAAATATGCAAAGGAACTCGTTGAATGGGCTGCAGAGAATGAAAACATTGAAATAGTGACAATTTCCGGTGGAGAGAAGGTTAAGGGTGTTTTAAGGGTGGATTTCAGGGATATTAATTGA
- a CDS encoding DUF4013 domain-containing protein → MTTIWGSITIVYMILIIPTIAIAIANMANNNSKISAAFKFHEIINKISNIGWENLIIWYIITGILYLILLALSNIFPIGQGLMLLIVIPCFYMYLARSVALLYTSNKL, encoded by the coding sequence ATGACCACGATTTGGGGTTCTATCACAATTGTGTACATGATCCTAATTATTCCAACAATTGCAATAGCAATAGCAAATATGGCAAATAATAACAGTAAAATCAGTGCAGCCTTCAAATTTCATGAAATAATCAATAAAATCTCAAATATAGGATGGGAAAACCTTATAATTTGGTACATAATAACTGGAATCCTCTATTTAATCCTACTGGCACTAAGTAATATATTCCCTATAGGACAAGGATTGATGCTTTTAATTGTAATTCCCTGTTTTTACATGTATCTTGCTAGATCAGTGGCATTACTCTACACTTCAAATAAATTATAG
- a CDS encoding DUF4013 domain-containing protein, producing MDIKFIVRDSLKYPLSDWKKILILGIILFISSYVITDNIITIRNIAEMGLLGIIGLMFGLLAYGYAFRIIKTSLLGIVELPAFDDWVNMFLVGLKVLVVGIVYLIPVILFIIFSAVSSPSTYINLWKYRVNSCWYIFRGFRVRNYSGNRKSCPDFI from the coding sequence ATGGATATTAAATTTATAGTGAGGGATTCTCTGAAGTATCCCCTCTCAGACTGGAAGAAAATTTTGATACTGGGAATTATCCTATTTATCAGTAGCTATGTAATAACAGATAACATAATAACCATTAGAAACATTGCTGAAATGGGTCTTTTAGGCATAATTGGATTGATGTTTGGTTTATTGGCATATGGTTACGCGTTTAGAATCATAAAAACTTCCTTACTCGGCATAGTGGAACTTCCAGCTTTTGATGATTGGGTAAACATGTTCCTAGTTGGTCTTAAAGTGCTGGTAGTTGGTATTGTCTATTTAATCCCTGTTATTCTGTTTATAATATTTTCTGCAGTTTCATCCCCATCAACTTACATTAACCTATGGAAGTACAGGGTTAACAGTTGTTGGTATATTTTTAGAGGTTTTAGAGTCCGTAATTATTCAGGGAATCGGAAATCTTGCCCCGATTTTATTTAA
- a CDS encoding ORC1-type DNA replication protein → MGIQDILLYDETIFRNIDAFNPDYVPENYIHRESQMEALAICLRPALRGGRPVNTVVLGSPATGKTTAINKIFDMVEGTSDRLVCVYVNCQLHTTRFNIFSQIYNKLFGHMPPETGVPFSRIYGKIMKHLRDEDKTLVVALDDVNYLFHSKNANKIFYDILRAHEEFKGVRTGVFAILSDIEFRYMLDKNVNSVFIPQEVIFDPYSPSEMRDILKDRIKAGFYPDVISDDILDMIVEQASSAGDLRIGIDLLRVSGNFAEADASKIIEKKHVLEAMKSTGSVSLKSTLKTLSDDEKTLLKVIAESGEDDLIAGDIYNSFKIRTSTSYASFDRTLNKLEFLRLIDTKFTGKGVKGNSRLVILRFNPKEIEKCLKNVGA, encoded by the coding sequence ATGGGTATACAAGACATTCTTCTTTATGATGAGACAATATTCAGGAATATAGATGCTTTTAATCCAGATTACGTCCCTGAAAATTATATTCACAGGGAATCCCAGATGGAAGCACTGGCAATATGTTTAAGACCTGCACTTAGAGGTGGAAGGCCTGTCAACACAGTTGTTTTGGGTTCTCCTGCAACAGGTAAAACAACTGCAATAAACAAAATATTCGACATGGTGGAGGGAACCTCAGACAGGCTTGTTTGTGTCTACGTTAACTGCCAGCTTCATACAACGCGTTTCAACATATTTTCTCAGATTTACAACAAACTCTTCGGGCACATGCCCCCTGAAACTGGTGTTCCATTCTCTAGGATCTACGGAAAGATAATGAAGCACCTTAGGGATGAAGACAAAACCCTGGTTGTTGCACTGGACGATGTGAACTACCTCTTCCACAGTAAAAATGCAAATAAGATATTCTATGATATACTTAGGGCCCATGAAGAATTTAAAGGTGTCAGAACAGGAGTATTTGCAATCCTCTCAGATATAGAGTTCCGTTACATGCTGGATAAAAACGTTAACTCTGTTTTCATACCTCAAGAAGTTATATTCGATCCCTACTCACCCAGTGAGATGAGGGACATACTCAAGGATAGGATAAAAGCAGGTTTTTATCCTGATGTGATATCCGATGATATCCTTGATATGATAGTGGAGCAGGCATCGTCTGCTGGAGATTTAAGAATTGGAATAGATCTTTTAAGGGTCAGTGGAAATTTTGCAGAGGCAGATGCCTCAAAGATCATCGAGAAAAAGCATGTGCTTGAAGCAATGAAGAGCACGGGTTCTGTGAGTCTTAAAAGTACCCTGAAAACATTATCAGATGATGAAAAAACGCTTCTGAAGGTTATAGCTGAATCTGGAGAGGATGATCTGATTGCAGGTGACATCTACAATTCCTTCAAGATACGAACCTCAACAAGCTATGCTTCATTCGACCGCACCCTTAACAAACTCGAATTCTTAAGGTTGATAGACACAAAATTCACAGGTAAAGGTGTAAAAGGTAATTCACGCCTGGTAATATTAAGATTTAACCCTAAAGAGATAGAAAAATGTTTAAAAAATGTTGGGGCATGA
- a CDS encoding archease, translated as MEIKDNNKSNSHPSLKFEFFDVTADVGYRAYGKTLNQAFENAALAMFEVMTDTNHIKPELLRKITLKSEDEEALLYDWLSELLFFHDSEYLVFSRFNVEISDKMEDGEKVFLLEAVAEGQEFDPDVHERRDEVKAATYHMMDIQKKNGYMLQVILDI; from the coding sequence GTGGAAATTAAAGATAATAATAAGTCCAACTCTCATCCATCACTAAAATTTGAATTTTTTGATGTAACTGCAGATGTTGGGTACAGGGCATATGGAAAAACCCTTAACCAGGCATTTGAAAATGCTGCACTTGCAATGTTTGAGGTTATGACAGACACCAACCACATAAAACCTGAGCTCCTGAGGAAGATCACTTTAAAATCAGAAGATGAAGAAGCACTGCTCTATGACTGGCTTTCAGAACTCCTGTTTTTCCACGACTCAGAGTACCTGGTTTTCTCCAGATTCAACGTTGAGATCAGTGATAAAATGGAAGATGGAGAAAAGGTTTTCCTTTTGGAGGCTGTAGCGGAGGGTCAAGAGTTTGACCCGGATGTCCATGAGAGAAGGGATGAAGTCAAGGCAGCAACCTATCATATGATGGATATACAAAAGAAAAATGGATATATGTTACAGGTCATACTAGATATATAA
- a CDS encoding RtcB family protein, which yields MVADENLSKVRDCVWEISTSYKKGMRVPGRIYLDDEAIKTVEKGALDQVANVACLPGIQKFSIGLPDIHFGYGFSIGGVGAFSARNGVISPGGVGFDINCGVRLVRTNLTEDDVKPRMKELLDTLFRNVPSGVGSKGKIRLKEGEINDVLNLGASWAVENGYGWESDLEYLEENGRMDEADSSKVSDKAKKRGIPQLGSLGSGNHFLEIQRMDEIFDEKAAKTFGIEEGQITVMIHSGSRGCGHQICSDYLRTMDKAYKKYKINLPDRQLACAPADSEEAQDYFQAMAAAANYAWTNRQMIVHWVRESFEQVFKQDAEDMNMGIVYDVAHNIAKKETHKIKGYDMELYVHRKGATRAFGPGREEIPAKYRDVGQPVLLPGTMGTASYVLHGTETAMEETFGSTAHGAGRLMSRAGAKREFRGEEVKKLLADKGILIRANSMPVVAEEAPGAYKDVDQVVQIAHESGISSLVGKMVPLGVAKG from the coding sequence ATGGTCGCAGACGAAAATTTAAGTAAAGTAAGAGATTGTGTATGGGAAATTTCAACCAGCTACAAAAAGGGTATGAGGGTTCCAGGGAGGATTTACCTGGATGATGAGGCCATAAAAACAGTTGAAAAGGGAGCACTGGATCAAGTGGCCAATGTTGCGTGTCTGCCAGGTATCCAGAAATTTTCAATAGGTCTTCCTGACATACACTTCGGCTACGGCTTCAGTATAGGTGGAGTTGGGGCTTTCAGTGCAAGAAATGGAGTTATAAGTCCCGGGGGGGTGGGTTTTGACATAAACTGTGGTGTAAGGCTTGTCAGAACCAACCTCACAGAAGATGATGTTAAACCCCGGATGAAAGAACTTCTGGATACTCTCTTTAGAAACGTGCCATCAGGAGTTGGAAGCAAGGGTAAAATAAGGCTTAAAGAGGGAGAAATCAATGATGTTCTTAACCTCGGTGCAAGCTGGGCTGTTGAAAATGGATATGGCTGGGAATCCGACCTTGAATACCTTGAGGAGAATGGAAGAATGGATGAAGCAGATTCCTCCAAGGTCAGTGACAAGGCCAAGAAGAGGGGAATACCCCAGCTTGGATCCCTTGGATCTGGAAACCACTTCCTGGAAATACAGAGGATGGATGAGATCTTCGATGAAAAAGCTGCAAAAACCTTTGGAATAGAGGAAGGCCAGATAACAGTCATGATCCATTCAGGTTCCAGGGGATGCGGCCATCAAATATGCTCAGACTACCTCAGAACCATGGACAAGGCCTACAAGAAGTACAAGATAAACCTCCCAGATAGACAGCTTGCATGTGCACCTGCAGATTCAGAGGAAGCACAGGACTACTTCCAGGCAATGGCAGCTGCAGCAAACTACGCATGGACCAACAGGCAGATGATAGTTCATTGGGTAAGGGAATCCTTTGAACAGGTCTTCAAACAGGATGCAGAAGACATGAACATGGGAATAGTCTACGATGTAGCCCACAACATAGCCAAGAAGGAAACACATAAAATAAAGGGTTATGATATGGAGCTTTACGTCCACAGGAAAGGAGCAACCCGGGCATTTGGTCCTGGAAGAGAAGAAATCCCAGCAAAGTACAGGGATGTTGGACAGCCAGTACTTTTGCCTGGAACAATGGGAACAGCATCATACGTACTCCACGGTACAGAAACTGCAATGGAAGAAACATTTGGATCAACGGCACATGGTGCAGGACGTTTAATGAGTCGTGCCGGTGCAAAAAGAGAATTCAGGGGAGAAGAAGTTAAAAAACTTCTTGCAGATAAAGGAATACTCATAAGGGCTAATTCCATGCCTGTTGTGGCTGAAGAAGCCCCAGGTGCATACAAAGATGTTGATCAGGTTGTTCAGATTGCCCATGAATCAGGAATATCAAGTCTTGTAGGTAAAATGGTACCACTTGGAGTTGCAAAGGGATAA
- the mtnP gene encoding S-methyl-5'-thioadenosine phosphorylase, which yields MIGIIGGTGIYEIVEMGEEIKNQVLQTPYGESPEISIFKLHGKTVAFMPRHAKGHANPPHMINYRANIYALKKIGVDSIIATNAVGSLDLSIGPGDFVVPDDFIDFTRARNGTFYDTRTVHVDVTEPYCPNLRNALISSGDVVDGGVYVCTEGPRFETPAEVKMFQKLGGTVVGMTGLPESVLARELEMCYASICTVSNYAASISPGKLTIDEVFQIVEDKRNELTATIAGALDKISSQRDCACKEALNGAEIGNGGDSEDL from the coding sequence ATGATAGGAATAATAGGCGGTACAGGTATATATGAGATAGTTGAGATGGGTGAAGAAATTAAAAACCAGGTTCTTCAAACACCCTACGGTGAATCACCAGAAATATCCATCTTTAAGTTACATGGAAAGACAGTTGCATTCATGCCAAGACATGCAAAGGGCCATGCAAACCCTCCGCACATGATAAACTACAGGGCAAACATATACGCACTTAAAAAGATTGGAGTGGACAGTATAATAGCCACAAATGCAGTTGGATCACTGGATCTATCAATAGGGCCTGGAGATTTTGTTGTGCCCGATGACTTCATAGATTTCACACGTGCAAGGAATGGAACCTTCTACGACACAAGAACTGTACATGTGGATGTAACAGAACCTTACTGCCCCAATTTAAGGAATGCTTTAATATCCTCAGGAGATGTTGTGGATGGGGGAGTTTACGTCTGCACTGAAGGCCCGAGATTTGAAACTCCTGCTGAGGTTAAAATGTTCCAGAAACTGGGAGGTACAGTTGTTGGCATGACTGGCCTGCCTGAATCAGTACTTGCCCGTGAACTTGAAATGTGCTACGCATCAATATGCACAGTATCCAACTATGCTGCATCAATATCACCTGGAAAACTCACCATAGACGAAGTCTTCCAGATAGTGGAGGATAAGCGGAATGAACTAACAGCAACCATAGCAGGTGCACTGGATAAAATATCATCCCAAAGGGACTGTGCATGTAAAGAAGCATTAAATGGTGCTGAAATAGGGAATGGTGGGGATTCAGAGGATCTTTAA
- the nadA gene encoding quinolinate synthase NadA, whose protein sequence is MLNDLQKEIIKLKEEKNATILAHNYQTGDIQEIADFIGDSLELCIKASEITDSQLVVFCGVDFMAETAAIINPDKKIVIPDKNSECPMANMLPVEELRMAKKRYPDAAVVLYVNTLAEAKAEADILCTSANAVKVVESLDEDLILFGPDMNLAWHVQQQVDKEIIPVPEHGHCYVHRMLSLHEMHNLREKYPDADIMIHPESDPEVQEFADYVLSTGGMMRHVAESPKQTFIVGTEYDLVTRLRRENPNKTIIPALNDAICENMKLHTLEKVKNSLLNEEFLVTVPEEIAKKARKAIERMIELS, encoded by the coding sequence ATGTTGAATGATCTGCAAAAAGAAATCATAAAACTCAAAGAAGAGAAAAATGCCACAATACTGGCCCATAATTATCAAACCGGCGATATACAGGAGATAGCTGATTTTATTGGTGATTCTCTGGAGTTATGTATAAAGGCCTCTGAAATAACAGATTCCCAGCTCGTTGTATTCTGTGGTGTTGATTTCATGGCTGAAACAGCTGCAATAATCAACCCAGATAAGAAAATAGTCATTCCTGATAAAAATTCAGAGTGTCCAATGGCCAACATGCTCCCTGTTGAAGAACTTAGGATGGCCAAGAAAAGGTACCCTGACGCAGCAGTTGTGCTCTACGTTAACACCCTTGCAGAGGCAAAGGCTGAGGCAGACATACTCTGCACATCAGCAAATGCTGTTAAAGTTGTTGAAAGTCTTGATGAAGATTTGATACTCTTCGGACCGGATATGAACCTTGCATGGCATGTGCAGCAGCAGGTGGACAAGGAGATAATTCCTGTACCAGAACATGGGCACTGCTACGTTCACAGAATGCTCAGCCTCCATGAAATGCACAATTTAAGGGAGAAGTATCCTGATGCAGATATAATGATCCATCCAGAGAGTGACCCTGAGGTTCAGGAATTTGCAGACTACGTTTTAAGCACTGGAGGTATGATGAGGCACGTTGCAGAATCTCCAAAACAGACCTTCATAGTGGGAACTGAATACGACCTTGTAACCAGGCTCAGAAGGGAAAATCCAAATAAAACAATTATTCCAGCATTAAATGATGCAATATGTGAAAACATGAAGCTCCACACCCTTGAAAAGGTTAAAAACTCCCTCTTAAATGAGGAGTTCCTTGTCACAGTTCCTGAAGAAATAGCCAAAAAAGCAAGAAAAGCAATAGAACGAATGATCGAGCTTTCATAA
- a CDS encoding MJ1255/VC2487 family glycosyltransferase, translating to MKLSIIIPTHNEEEYLPKLLESIKNQNFQDDYEVIVADASSTDRTREIAESYNSRVVEGGLPALGRNRGAEASSGEYLLFLDSDVILTEGYLESALEEFMENDLGIAITQMIPLSDSRIDKISHDFANFFMRSVESIKPHGAGCYGILTRRELHDAVGGFDEAIDFGEDTDYIEKIAKISSFKVLRRPKLLVSIRRLEKEGRKAIAFKYAKSTIYQFSGRKITAEELDYDFDYSNEKVLTERTTGKKRIIYSLCGEGMGHAIRSGVVIKHLSKKYDVVVFASDRAYQYISKKHDKVYEIGGFNTVYEDNKVSNSKTFVKGMKGLPSDLKNNLRLMNGVVKEFKPHVIVSDFEFYANLLSKIVKIPLISLDNISVLTQCELDVPKKYRSDRLKAEGVAYSFITLPKKYLITSFFRAPLKNPEKAVMFSPILREEILNLKPEMGKHILVYQTSTSNLKLLELLKRVGVTCIVYGFNEDKKDGNLQFKKFNEDEFYTDLASCRAILTNGGFTLITEALYLKKPVLSVPVKKQFEQILNALYIERLGYGEFHEELDRELLMNFLENLDKYRKELEESYKPAGNQEILEELERTIEKYALDFD from the coding sequence ATGAAGCTCAGTATCATCATTCCAACACACAACGAGGAGGAGTACCTTCCAAAACTGTTGGAAAGCATTAAAAATCAAAATTTTCAGGATGACTATGAAGTCATAGTGGCAGATGCAAGTTCCACAGATAGAACAAGGGAAATTGCAGAATCCTACAACTCCAGGGTGGTTGAAGGAGGATTACCTGCTCTTGGAAGAAACAGGGGTGCTGAAGCATCATCTGGAGAATACCTTCTCTTTTTAGACTCTGATGTGATACTCACTGAAGGTTACCTGGAATCTGCACTTGAAGAGTTCATGGAAAACGATCTTGGTATTGCCATCACACAGATGATACCCTTAAGTGACAGCAGAATTGATAAGATATCCCATGATTTTGCCAACTTCTTCATGAGGAGTGTTGAATCCATAAAACCACATGGGGCAGGTTGTTATGGAATTTTAACAAGAAGAGAGCTTCATGATGCTGTTGGTGGTTTTGATGAGGCCATAGACTTTGGAGAGGACACAGATTACATCGAAAAAATTGCAAAGATAAGCTCCTTCAAGGTTTTAAGAAGGCCCAAACTTCTTGTTTCAATAAGACGCCTTGAAAAGGAAGGAAGAAAGGCCATAGCCTTTAAGTACGCTAAAAGCACCATATACCAGTTTTCAGGAAGGAAGATAACAGCTGAAGAATTGGACTACGACTTCGATTACTCCAATGAGAAGGTACTGACCGAGAGAACCACTGGAAAGAAGAGGATCATATACTCACTATGTGGTGAGGGAATGGGTCATGCAATACGCAGTGGAGTTGTAATAAAACACCTATCAAAGAAGTACGATGTTGTTGTTTTTGCAAGCGACAGAGCATATCAATACATCTCAAAAAAACACGACAAAGTCTATGAAATAGGTGGTTTCAACACAGTCTATGAGGACAATAAGGTCAGTAACAGCAAAACATTTGTTAAAGGAATGAAAGGACTTCCAAGTGATCTTAAAAATAATTTAAGACTTATGAATGGTGTAGTTAAGGAGTTCAAACCCCACGTTATAGTATCTGATTTTGAGTTCTATGCAAACCTCCTGAGTAAGATAGTGAAGATACCCCTTATAAGCCTGGACAACATCAGTGTTCTAACACAGTGCGAACTGGATGTTCCCAAAAAATACCGCAGCGACAGGTTAAAAGCTGAAGGAGTGGCATATTCCTTTATAACTTTACCTAAGAAGTACCTCATAACCAGCTTCTTCAGGGCACCCCTTAAAAATCCTGAAAAAGCAGTGATGTTCTCACCCATACTCCGTGAGGAAATACTGAACCTAAAACCGGAAATGGGGAAACATATTCTTGTTTACCAGACGAGCACGTCCAACCTGAAACTTCTGGAGCTTCTGAAGAGGGTTGGAGTTACCTGCATTGTCTATGGGTTCAACGAGGATAAAAAGGATGGAAACCTCCAATTCAAGAAGTTCAACGAGGATGAATTTTACACGGATCTTGCATCATGCAGGGCAATATTAACCAACGGAGGATTCACCCTCATAACAGAGGCTCTTTACCTGAAAAAACCGGTTTTGAGCGTTCCTGTTAAAAAACAGTTCGAACAGATACTGAATGCCCTATACATTGAAAGGTTGGGCTATGGAGAGTTCCATGAGGAACTGGACAGGGAACTATTGATGAATTTCCTGGAAAATCTTGACAAGTACCGGAAGGAGTTGGAAGAATCATACAAACCTGCAGGCAACCAGGAGATACTGGAAGAACTTGAGCGAACCATTGAAAAGTACGCCCTTGACTTTGATTAA